A single window of Methylobacterium nodulans ORS 2060 DNA harbors:
- a CDS encoding alpha-ketoglutarate-dependent dioxygenase AlkB produces the protein MIELAPGLVQHPGYLGPAAQAALAAELARVIDEAPPFTPTMPRTAKPFSVQMTNCGPLGWVSDRAGYRYQPHHPETGRPWPPIPAALLAAWDDLVGFPHPPEACLVNLYAPGSRMGLHQDRDEAEFAAPVLSLSLGATAIFRYGGLRRGDPTRSIRLRGGDALVIGGASRLIFHGIDRIVAEPPDLLAAPLLPQAVPPGGRLNLTLRRVSAARPA, from the coding sequence CTGATCGAACTCGCTCCGGGCCTCGTCCAGCATCCGGGCTATCTCGGCCCCGCCGCGCAGGCCGCGCTCGCGGCCGAGCTCGCCCGCGTGATCGACGAGGCGCCCCCCTTCACGCCGACCATGCCGCGGACGGCCAAGCCCTTCTCGGTGCAGATGACCAATTGCGGCCCCCTCGGCTGGGTCTCCGACCGGGCCGGCTACCGCTATCAGCCGCATCATCCCGAGACCGGCCGCCCCTGGCCGCCGATCCCGGCCGCACTCCTCGCCGCCTGGGACGACCTCGTCGGCTTCCCGCACCCGCCCGAGGCCTGCCTGGTCAATCTCTACGCACCCGGATCCCGCATGGGCCTGCACCAGGACCGGGACGAGGCCGAGTTCGCGGCCCCCGTCCTGTCCCTCTCGCTCGGGGCAACGGCAATCTTCCGCTACGGCGGCCTGCGCCGCGGCGATCCCACGCGCTCGATCCGCCTGCGCGGCGGCGACGCGCTGGTGATCGGCGGGGCCTCGCGCCTGATCTTTCACGGCATCGACCGGATCGTCGCGGAACCCCCCGATCTCCTCGCCGCCCCGCTGCTCCCGCAGGCCGTGCCGCCGGGCGGTCGCCTCAACCTCACCCTGCGACGTGTGTCCGCTGCCCGCCCCGCTTGA
- a CDS encoding IlvD/Edd family dehydratase, producing the protein MSKGLRKGLTSYGDAGFSLFLRKAFIKAMGYSDDALNRPIVGITNTYSDYNPCHGNGPALVEAAKRGVMLAGAMPMVFPTISIHESFAHPTSMFLRNLMAMDTEEMIRAQPMDAVIVIGGCDKTLPAQIMAAASVDLPTVVIPVGPMVVGHHKGEVLGACTDCRRLWAAHRAGAIDEQEIEMVNGRLAPSVGTCMVMGTASTMACLTEAMGLSLPLSATIPAPHAERVRLAEASGRRAAEMAVAGGPRPSAILTPAAFRNAQTVLQAIGGSTNGLIHLTAIARRVRAEIDLDAFDAIGRAVPVLVDLKPSGDHYMEHFHHAGGVPRLLAELGDLIDLDVPTVAGEKLRDVVAAAEIVPGQTVIRSPADPIKPTGGLAVLRGNLAPRGALIKHAAASERLLQHTGRALVFESIPEMAARIDDPDLDVSPDDVLVLCNAGPKGAPGMPEAGYLPIPKKLARQGVKDMVRISDARMSGTAFGTIVLHVTPESAVGGPLALVRTGDRIRLDVAGRRIDLLVDEAELARRAAALPAPPRPAWAERGYARLFHDTVTQADEGCDFDFMRPGGAAQGN; encoded by the coding sequence ATGAGCAAGGGGTTGCGCAAGGGGCTCACGAGCTACGGCGATGCCGGTTTCTCGCTCTTCCTCCGCAAGGCCTTCATCAAGGCCATGGGCTATTCCGACGACGCGCTGAACCGGCCGATCGTCGGCATCACCAACACCTATAGCGACTACAATCCCTGCCACGGCAATGGTCCGGCGCTGGTCGAGGCGGCCAAGCGCGGCGTGATGCTGGCTGGCGCCATGCCGATGGTGTTCCCGACCATCTCGATCCACGAGAGCTTCGCCCATCCGACCTCCATGTTCCTGCGCAACCTGATGGCGATGGACACGGAGGAGATGATCCGGGCCCAGCCGATGGACGCTGTCATCGTCATCGGCGGCTGCGACAAGACCCTGCCGGCCCAGATCATGGCCGCGGCGAGCGTCGACCTGCCGACCGTGGTGATCCCGGTCGGGCCCATGGTGGTGGGGCACCACAAGGGCGAAGTGCTCGGCGCCTGCACGGATTGCCGCCGCCTCTGGGCCGCCCATCGGGCCGGCGCGATCGACGAGCAGGAGATCGAGATGGTGAACGGGCGCCTCGCGCCCTCCGTCGGCACCTGCATGGTGATGGGCACGGCCTCCACCATGGCCTGCCTCACCGAGGCGATGGGTCTGTCGCTGCCGCTCTCGGCGACGATTCCCGCCCCTCATGCGGAGCGCGTGCGCCTCGCCGAGGCGAGCGGGCGGCGTGCGGCCGAGATGGCGGTCGCCGGGGGGCCGCGTCCGAGCGCCATCCTGACGCCGGCCGCCTTCCGCAACGCGCAGACCGTGCTCCAGGCGATCGGCGGCTCGACGAACGGGCTCATCCACCTCACGGCCATAGCCAGGCGCGTCCGCGCCGAGATCGACCTCGACGCCTTCGACGCGATCGGCCGCGCGGTGCCGGTGCTGGTCGACCTCAAACCCTCGGGCGACCACTACATGGAGCATTTCCACCATGCGGGCGGGGTGCCCCGCCTGCTTGCGGAACTCGGCGACCTCATCGACCTCGACGTGCCGACCGTGGCGGGAGAAAAACTGCGCGACGTCGTGGCGGCGGCCGAGATTGTGCCGGGCCAGACCGTCATCCGCAGCCCTGCCGATCCGATCAAGCCGACGGGCGGGCTCGCCGTGCTGCGCGGCAACCTCGCGCCCCGGGGCGCGCTCATCAAGCACGCGGCGGCGAGCGAGCGCCTCCTCCAGCACACGGGGCGGGCGCTGGTGTTCGAATCGATCCCCGAGATGGCCGCGCGGATCGACGACCCGGATCTCGACGTCTCGCCCGACGACGTGCTGGTGCTGTGCAATGCCGGTCCCAAGGGGGCGCCCGGCATGCCGGAGGCGGGCTACCTGCCGATCCCCAAGAAGCTCGCTCGCCAGGGCGTGAAGGACATGGTGCGCATCTCGGATGCGCGGATGAGCGGCACGGCCTTCGGCACGATCGTGCTGCACGTCACCCCGGAATCCGCGGTGGGCGGCCCGCTCGCCCTGGTGCGGACCGGCGACAGGATCCGCCTCGACGTGGCCGGGCGGCGCATCGACCTCCTGGTGGACGAGGCGGAACTCGCCCGGCGCGCGGCGGCGCTGCCGGCGCCGCCGCGGCCCGCCTGGGCCGAGCGGGGCTATGCCCGCCTGTTCCACGACACGGTCACGCAGGCGGACGAGGGCTGCGACTTCGATTTCATGCGGCCGGGCGGGGCTGCTCAGGGAAACTGA